A segment of the Bos taurus isolate L1 Dominette 01449 registration number 42190680 breed Hereford chromosome 8, ARS-UCD2.0, whole genome shotgun sequence genome:
tctttaacaaataaCCCTGAAGTTTGTTATCATCAAATAATTGCCATTCTGGTGATAACATCGTCAGACAACACAGTAAATAATAGATCAGCTGACAGTGGGGAGtttctgcctttctttggaaggaagaccCTGCTCATTGTGCTGAACAAATCTCCATGATCCTGACCTAGGAGGTAGTGTTGGGACAGCACAGGGAAAGATGGTCACTGTGATACGTCAGTTGAAGGGTCAGACACTGACTAAAATGCCCTTTTATGGACATTTTAGTCaagtagttaggactctgcactttcaatgctgagaacccaggttcaatccctggttggaaaactaaaATTCCATAAGCATAAGCTACGagtcatgacaaaaaaaaaaaaaagatgtgctaTGCAGAGATACAGTATAAAGACAAAGTGtattaaagaagaaaaccaaaaggaCACTTGAAGTTATTTTAAAGTTAGCTCTTATAATAGTAATATCAGGAGCCTGAAAGAATAGTGCAGTACAAGCAAGATGGGCAGCAAATGAAGGAGGGGTGCCACTCGAAGGGCATGATTGAAGTGTTGAATGTTAGCACAGGGCTGAGGATTCTGCTGGAGCTATGGGTACAGGGCACCTGGCAAACACAATCAGTCCCCAAGCATTTCTGGGGGCAGGGATTGGAGGAGGGAAGAAGTCCTCTCCAAGGATGAATTAGCAGGTGTTtgagacaaaaacagaaaaggaaacactgaGTCACCGTGCCAAGTGATGCCTACCTCGCCCATAAGCTCAGCGTGGACCTTGGACACCCCATAGATGGTCCTGGGTCTCTGGATGCAGAGGTCAGGGGTTGGGTTCCGTGGAGAAGTAGGTCCAAACGCCCCGATGGTGCTTGGCACAAACAATCGCAGACCGTGCTCTGCGGCAACGTCCAGGACATTGTGCAGTCCTGAAACGAGCAGCCCTCGTAACCTGGGAAACCTCTTTCCAGGATTCCCCAGGAAGGGCAATCCGGCAAACAGGGCATCCGGGGCACGACTCAGAGACTCACCAGTGATGTTCACGGCTCTGGCCAGGGACACGTTTGCTTCTCCCACTGCGCTGAGCAGGGCGCTGTAATGGAACAGCCACGTGATGCGGTTGTTCACCACAATCTCCCGAAGATTCTTGTAATCCAGGATGTCGGAATAAATAAACGGGCCTGCAAGGAGCAGTGAATCAGGCAAGTGAAGGAGTTCAGGGCTTGAAAACTTCAACAGGTTTTCCCATTGATTTTGAATTCCATTGCTACCAACTTGGTAACAACTattcagacacaactcagcattTTTCTTATGCAGAATACAAAGCCCAACCCCCAGgtgattccctggtagctcagatggtaaagaatctgcctgtaatgcaagggacttgggttggatccctgggtcgggaagagtccctggagaagggaatggctacccactccagtattcttgcctggagaatcccatgcacagaggagcctggcgggctacagtccatgggtcacagagtcggacatgactgagctactaacacacacactccgTGGTTAACAATACTTTAAGTCTTACACAGGACTTACACCTGCTGAGCGCTATTCTAAGGGCTTCCTGTACAGGAAATACCCTACATAGGAACGAGTTCATCCTGAGAGCACGTGCATAAGTCCATTTGTTCAtgtgtatccaactctttgcaaccccacggactgtagcccaccagacttctcagtccatggaattctccagggaagaatactggagtggattgccattcccttctccagaggaacttccaaacccagggataagtccaacaaagttagcctaggtacccaactaacacaatcggctatatagtactacactgcaataggtttatagaatttttaatgcaaatcatacatacataaaaaaaacaaacaaaaaatcaaacatttttaatctgacaGTCTAGCACCTTGAACAGTACAATAGTACAgaacaacagctggcatacagaggCTCACATGCACGTTCACacctttgaaagtttgcaacttgaaagtaggggacttactgtatatttAACTCTCAAACAAACTTTGAGGTGAGTATTTTgttgaggaggaaactgaggccaagagaggttaagtaacttgccagaATCAAACAGAATTAAGATTAAGAACTGGGATCAAAACCAGGCAGCTGGCTTGAGCCGATGCTGTTCACGCCACACTGCAGGCACCTGGTGATTTCACTCTGCTTAAATAAGCTGCATATTTTAAAGGAATAGATAACATGGGTTTACAAAAGCCAGAAACCCACCATGATATAAATAACCCACAAGTTGTGGGTTCAACACACTTGGTTAGGCTAGGGGTAGAGCCAGATTTCTGCAATGCCAATTTCCCCCACTCAGCACATTAATGCTCTTCCCCAAGGTGAACCACGAAAGACTGACATGGAACCAGGAGGGCCTAGGAGATgtcataaagatatttttgatGAGGAAGTGATCTAGGAAGCCAGCGCCATCTTCCCTGAAGTGTCTTGAGGGATCCAGCTCTCCCAGACATCTTGTGTTCAACCCAATGAAATGAGTTTTAATTTCTGACCTGACCTCTAGAACTTTAATTTCTTAAGTCACTATTTTATGTAGGTTCGAGCAACAATAAGAATGCAATGCACATATTTATCCAATAAAATATGTTCATGGgaacttcaaaaaaataaaaagtatgtaaAAACATCTTTGAGGTGGTAAGCAGCTCGACTACAGGAGTCTGATGTCCGTGTGCGTGCACAGGTGTTTAAGAGCAAGTCCATGCTGAAATAGGAGGATTAATTTCTCCAAAACTTAAAGTTCCTTTTCCTCACTTCAGAACTTGATTTTTGTGTGCTTTCTGAGTTAAGTTCACTAAAAACTCTGAAAGGTAGAATCCAAATTTTTATTCCACAGATATGGCTGCAGATTATATCCGAAGATATTACTCCACAACTTCACATCAAGGGCTAATGAACTCCCCTGTCCTTGGATCACCTGAACAAGCAGTGACTATACCAATGACATTTTACAGAATGAATGAGGACAAAAACACGAAAcgtcttttccttttttggccacacccccacagtatgtgggatcttagttccctgaccagggattgaacccatgctccctgcactggaaacatggagtcttaaccacctaATGACCGGGAAATCCAAATGCAGGAAACATTTTTAAGTAGCACAAGTGTGCCTCAAACACTCCTCCTCCTTTAATTCACAAGCCTGGTTATGAGTGATGATATGAATCCTACAAGCTGCCTCTCCGACTGCTCTGAGAGCCTCTTACCACTAAGAAAGACGTGTTCCGGGGGCTTCCGAATGTCAGATAGAATCACATTGTCCTTCCCAAATCGTTTCCTAAAGGGAAAATTAAACATACGAGACGGTACATTTGAGGACACACCAGGTCCTATGAAAACCATCCTGCCCAGAGAAACTGCCATGTACTGCCTGCCTCCAAATCCCACCTTTACACATGAGCCCTTCTTCCTCTCCATCCTCAACCAGCATCCCTGCGGTTCCAGCCGCACTTGGGGCTGCATCTCCTGCTTATGCCTTACCCCATCATTGTCCGTGCCTGTCACCAATGTCCTCCCAGGGCCCCAGAGTCCTTCCCTCTTCCCCCCtgttcttctctcttttccttttatccCACTTTCTCTAAATCCCACCTTGTTCCCTTTCAGTTTCTACATGTTCTTCTCTCAGTCCCCAAACATCAAAAAACTGACTGACCCATTTGGAGGCAGGTCTTACTTTGCCTAACCTAGAACAGGCAGAGGGCAAAGGACCAGGATGGGGTCACTGAGTCAAGGACCTGAGACAAAGTCTGTGATTCTAAGAGGCACAATGAAATGCATTCCAAACGGTCATTTAGATACAATATCGTAAAAGACTCAGGAGCAAGAGGGGAGAGGACAGATTTAGGGGTTAAACAGGAGCAAAGATAAGCTTCACATACCCCCAAACTCAGATTTTAAATTTCAACTTCGAGAGCTCTTACCTCAGAAAGCTAGCAAGACCCACTCCAAGCTGGCCAAGACCCCctggataaagaagaaaaaagtgaaacttTAATTTAAATTGAACCAGTTCAATTATTCCCAGGATGTAGTAACAGAATAAAACTCCACTGGTAATCTTAGCTAATTAGGTGAAGCCCCAGGATGGCCTGATGGAACTGAATCACCTTCTCCGAGCTAggtcagagatcagatcagatgagtttCAGAGACAGAACATTCTCCAGCAGAAGGGTGGCTAAGGGGAAGCCAGGGAACAGGAAGAGAACAGTCACAGGAGAGCAAGAACATCGCCCAGCCAGGAACTCACTAGCAGCTTTGGCTTTGTTATTTGACAGGCTATGAAGCTTATCTCCTATGGGTACCAGAACACTTAAAGTCAcatgtaattgtttttttttttttttaagaaactttttattttgtattggggtatagctgattagcaatgttgtgatagttccaggtgagcagcaaggggactcagccatacatatacatgtatccattctcccccaaactgccctcccatccaggctgccacacaacattgagcagagttccctgtgtcatacagtaggcccttgttggttatccattttaaatatagcagtgtgaacACATTGATCCCAAActgtcccttcccctcatccttcccaCCCTAccctgataaccataagtttgttatctaagtctatgagtctgtttctgtttagtaaataagtttatttgcagATACAATAGCTGGATATCAGCCTCTGGTGGGATTATCCAGAGCACCCTCCTCCATTAGACCTGCAGTGGAATAGGAATGGAGAAAGAAGGCAAAAACCAAAAAGTCACCCAAAAAAGAGTAGATAACTGGGTGGGTTAGGAGGTgctaagaacattaaaaaaatgattacGGCATCTTAATCTGAATGCTTACAAATGCCATTGCTGGACATGGGAGAGCTGGGGGTCTAGAACACATTTAGGGGAATACAACCCTAAATTCCATTTTGGGAGAAAGTAATCAGGCAGGACGATGCAGACTGTGGGATTTCCTGTAAACTCGTGTAAACATGTGACTGAAACCAGCGCACTGACAGTAGCACCTGGAGGGTGCTTTGTTGGTGGCGGGAGGAGGGAATCAGAGACACGGACAAGATGCTGGGAGAGTCAGGGAGGGAAGTGCTAAGGGAGCAGACCTCACTTGAAACCCATTTacagcagaggaggaggtggTAGTGAGAGAAATATGCACACACTGAAGAATGTAAGATGGATAATGACGTGAAGTCAAGGCATGAAATTCTGGCAAATCGAAGACAATAAAAATGTGCTAATCAATCAGTGGTGGGCTTGGGTCAGCTGGAAGGACTTGTGGGCAGACGGTCAAATTTGCAGTGAGCAGATGCAGAACTGGACGTTGGGTGGACACGAGGTGAGAGGGGTTGGCGAGCCAGTCTGTGGACAATGAGACACAGGCTCCATGAGGTCATGGCGAGAAGTTCCCTGAGCCCCCGGCAGGCCCTGCCTATCTGCTCTGTCTCCAAGACACAAATGTGCAGTAACTGcctggccggaggagcctggccaAGGAAAGATGCGCCAGACTCCAGGGTCCACGTTTTGTCCACACACCTTGGATCTCGAGCAGGAAAGGGGAACCAAGTCCCAGAGTAGCTTTTTCATCCCCAGGTTCCCAGGTCCTTTCTTCAGATGACAAAAGATTTGGGCAGGGAAACCAAGCCCtgtcaacagcaacaaaataagcACCAGGGATTTGCACAATTCAGGAGGAAGCCAAGAGTGGAAAGGGAGTTTCTGAAGAATACGTGTTACCTGGTGGTATGTTAGACATTCCAAAAATGAATATACAGCCacacaaagaaaataatgaagcCACAAAGgcgggagaaagaaaaaaaaacccaacctgtAATTAAGACACGCTGCTGGTCTGCTTCTGAGAATGAAGTGGAGTGGAAGTTGGCATCCATTGGAATCTGCCGAGGAGAGGTCCCCAGAAACCGGCTGGGTAGGACAGGAGCCCGGCAGCCACAGGCTGGGCTCTGCAGCATCCAGCAGGCGACCCGCCGCAGCACCCGAACAACTGGCATGGTCTCTGTGGCACACCTATAACACAAAAGGAGCGGAGTTcagaaaagacacatgcatcccaatgttcatgcagcactatttacagtaaccaagacatggatgcaagccaagtgcccatcaacagatgaatggataaagaggatgcggttcatatatatgcaatggaatattactcagccataaaaaagaatgaagggcttcctgggtggcgctagtagtaaagaagccacttcccaatgcaggagactgaagagatgcaggtttgatccccatatcaggaagatcctcggagaagggcatggcaacccactccggtattcttgcctagagaattgacagaggacagaggagcctggtgggctacagtccatagggtcacacagaatcggacacgactgacgcgacttagcgctcagaaaagaatgaaacaatgccatttgcagaaacatggatggacctagagattatcatactatgtgaagtcagtcaaaaaaagaaagacaaatattgtatgatatcatatgcaaatctaaaatatgatacaaaaaaACATACCTACAAAACAaagacagattcacagatatagagaaaagaCTTCAAGTTGTCAAGGAAGAGCCGGTAGGGAAGGGAAGGAATGGGAGTTTGGTATTAGCATAGGaaaacatcttatggaaaaaccggaatgaattttttggccaacgtGATATTCTATATaggacagataaacaacaagctcCTTCTGTATagcaggaactatattcaatattttgtgacaaaccataataaaaatgaatatatatatatattacgtatgtataactgagtcacttgctatatagcagaaattaacacattataaatcaactatacttcaataaaattttaataaacaaacaaaaaagcagaggTCAGCATGTAACTGCTTACCTTCCAGACCCCTCAAAACACAAACCATTTAACCACGACTAACACTAAGATCGCCAGCTCCTAAGCAAAGCCATGCCCTGGATTCATAAACCAAACTAAAGAGACTGCTGAGCgtggggacagggagccaatctAGAGACGACCGTGAGCCCAGTCCGGTGAAAAGGGATAAACGTTGCTCATGCAAAGTTCAGGCAAACAAAGGCTGGCTGAGATTTAGAACTGGAGCTACACAGTGCTGACGACAACGGGCTCTAAAGTCTCAGTGGAGGTTACTGTGTACAGAGCCATCCATGCCAGGAACACCAAGTCACGGATCCAAGTGAAAGCCTCCAGTCTTCACAACCACTACCATCTGTCCACGTACCACTGAAGCGCAAATAGGCTCCGGGCTAAATAACACAGCACCCTATGAAACTAACTCAGACTTATCTTAAGGCTGATCCAGACTAGAAAAGCAGATCGTTAAGGTAAAAAGGCCCCCAGCAATACTGAGTAAGCCGTGACTAATTTCCATTTCACTGCCACCTCTTAAGAGAGGATAATTAGAAAGCCATTTTCTCCCCTCTTCCCAGATCATGTATATTTTACTGCAGTCCAGCTCTTCGTCCTCGCCAACTTTACCCAAGGTGAGCATGTCACAAGAGTAGATCAGAGTGCAGGGCTTACTCTGCTGGTTGGAACAGCAACCTTCCTGCCCATCCTCCCCAAGGTCAGGTCTTTGCTCTCTGCACACTGCCCTGTGGCCTCCACCTCGGTCAGCTGTCAGATTTCCAACAGCACTGGTAGATGAAACTTCAGACACTGTATGTTAGTTTAGCAATGTGGACAATTCATGACTGAGTTGGTTCTTATTCTACAACTATTACTAGCTAACATTTAATGCTCAATACAGGCCACAGGCCCATGAATGCCCTCCTGTATTACAGCATTTAACCATCGCAACCACCACCTGTCTCAGGGAACCCAGTTCTTAACCATCAAGCAGCACTACGGTCCCTATTACGGGATGGCTTTGACTAACAAtgcatatacattaaaaacaaaacccaaaagccCTCCACCCATCTACAGCATGTAGCTTTTCCAGGTCAAGATTATTATCTTGCCATTTCCAAGTTCAGCTGAATGCTTTTAAGGTAGCAGCTCTCACATTTTCTGGTCTCAGAACtccttttgctgttgttcaagttgctaagtcgtgtccgactttctgaCCCACGCACtatagcacatcaggctcctctgtctagtgTTAACATAAAcgtattttatgaaaatatattttccaaaacaaaaagcaTACTGCCACTGTTTTACATTTACTCATCTCTTTGATGTTTTCCTTAATAGAAAAACAACTGGATTTTTGCACCTGCTTCTAACTCAATCTGTGGCTTTGATTGAAGTAAATGAAGAAAATCCAGACTCACAAAGCAAAGCAGTGAGGAAAAGGGAGCAGTATCTTTAAAGCCTTCTCAGATAATTCTGGATACTCGCCTTTGATATCCAGAACTCAACACATGctagtttctttaaaagttagcTGCAACACAGAATCTGAAGACATTATCATGAAACTGTTGTACCTGTAACATTAGAACCCACTAGTATATCTAATGCTTCGAACAGGTGTTTTATTCCTGTATGATTTTACAATTCTATGCATTGGTCTTTTGGAAAATTTCGTTCAGTGAGTAATGCAGAGCTTCTAACTGCCAACACACTTGACAGTACCATCCCTCAAAGTTATACTAGTTAACATCACTGATCTCATCAGAAAATTCCTAAGTACTGGGAAGCGGTCAGGTTCacaatggtggatacatgttaACCTGCATCAGATACCATTGGTTGTTTCCTTGACAGGCTCGCtaggtttatctattttattttttttaagaaaatgtttgccGATTGTCCAGGTATGAATAAGCATAGTTGGTCAGTCATTCTTTCAGGTTAAACTAGtactctatgaaaaaaaaaaaaaaatgaccagtgCAGCTCACAATTCAATCAAAAAAATGCTTAATCTCAAAACAACCATCATATTTTGATACACAACAAATACATCCATTTACCAATGATACACTAAAAAGATACATCTCAAGGCTCAaggtttaataaaaattaatcactTTTTACTgtttgatacttttgaactgtggtgttggagaagactcttgagagtcccttggactgcaaggagatccaaccagtccattctgaaggagatcagccctgggatttctttggaaggaacgatgctaaagctgaaactccagtcctttggccacctcacgcgaagagttgactcattggaaaagactctgatgctgggagggattgggggcaggaggagaaggggacgacagaggatgagatggctggatggcatcactgactcgatggacattgagtctgagtgaactccgggagttggtgatggacagggaggcttggcgtgctgcgattcacagggtcccaaagagttggacacgactgagcgactgaactagactgaactgaaagggcaTTCTtaagtaaggggcttccctgtggctcagtggtaaagaatctacctgccaactcaggagacctgggttggatccctgggttgggaagattccctggagaaggaaatgacaaccaactccagtattcttgcctgaaaatcccaaggacagaggagcctggtgggctacagtccacaggattgcaaaagagtcagacacaagtcagggactaaacaacaagagtAACAACAGTCcttaagttttctattttttatttttttacaggaAAGCATATGGCAGTGAAGAATCCCATGACTTCTAGTACCAAGTGGTGCCACTGCCTTGATTTCTGCAAAGGAACCAGTACTTTTAGCCACTGCGGCTGGTGCACTGTCAGTGAAAATTCAACAGTTGGTCCAGGATAAACcatgaaattcaaaaaaataattctatacCAAAGACTGGCACTATTTGTGTTTGCTGTCAAACCTTCACTAAAAAGCTAGTCTTTGATGATTGGTTTGGCATCAACAGTGCATGAAAACAAACAGAATGATCAGTCCAGCCATGACCACAGATTCTTCCACTTGCAAGATACACACTTCTGCTGTCAGTCTTCACGTCTGCAGCTAAGTCTTTGACAAGTTACTGTCACAGCGGCTGTGCTGAGTGTTTTCCATGCTTTTTCATCCAACCAAGGCTTTATTGTTTCTCCAGCCACTGCAACTTGATAACCTATCTTGTCATACTtcaacagttttttcttttcttgtttggaAGGCTGTAACAAATAATGTTTGGCTTTTAAAGAGATCATCCTATCTacacttcattcattcagaatGGTTGGTCTCAGAATAATGCTATTGCCAccaaaatattattcaaaatgcTCTGTGGCGTCAGACACACAAGTTAAATTTCTAACATCTGTAAAACCTGAGGAAAGCGTtcatattttcatgtattatttaattttgtaCATTTATCTGGAGAAAAATTCCTCTTTCCATGATTCACAGGACTCttgtgtcatttcttttcagGATTTATACGCATAGATGCTAGAACTTTGAGCTGAAAAAAATCAAGTCCTCTAAGCCAATGATgtatccttaaattaaaaaaaataaattacaataaactttttgttatttttccataTAGGCAAAGGCTCAACTTAGAATTTCAAAGCAATGAcatattgattttaaaagaaaatgggcTCCAAAGATAATAGCAGATATAACAGCATGTAACTAATAAAAATGCACAGAAGTGATAAGCACAAATGGAGTTTATctctgaaaatgaatatatttatactttaagCCTGCTATCCTTAGAAGATTCTAGAAACACAGGAGTACACAAGCACACACCCCATTAGATCAGTGGAAAGCTCATTACAAGCCATGTGGCCTCTAGAAGATTCCACCACATATCTGagagagaaacaatgaaaaaggcaaaaaaatttctgagtattactttaaaaatagccTTGACTTCATGGACCTTACAAAGGTCTCAGGGAATCTCAGGGTTATCCCAGATTACACTTGAGAATAACTGTTCTAGAGTAAGACTTGCTTTGCCAAGCTAGTTGTCAAACTTAGAAATGGAAACCATCAAGGATGACTGGAGATCAGATAAAAGTCCACAGACTTTCTCCCCTATGTACTTTGCTTACTTTAGTTCCAAAGGATCAAAGAGAAACAGGCCAACAGACTTTCCTCCTTAAATAATCGAGCGTCTCCCCTGTGCAAGCCTTGCTGGGGTGGTTGTTATACAAACCTTCCCATCTCTAGGCATCTACCTTTCTGCCCCAACCATAGCAGAGCTCAGGAAAGCAGTGGCATCatgaagggagtgacagagatgCAGACTCTGAGCCCAGCTGGCTGTGATTGTTGGGACACGGAGCAACTGGCGAGGAATGGAGAAGAATAACACGGACCTCTAATTTGGGCATGTGCTTCCTGGAGGAGCAGGTCAGGTCAGAAGACAAACGAGCTTGGTTTTGGACATGTTGGTTTTACGTGCCAGGGGCCAGTAAGGCTGCCTCTCCCAGGGAGCTGTGAGTCCCGCTGAACAGTTCTCGACGCATGTGAGAATTCAAACACCACGTCAAACAGGCAGGCAGGAAAGAGAAGTATCAGGGGTTTGTCTACACCACAATAAACAGAATGTCCTCTGTTTTCAGAGAACATTACTTCcatttcttggggaaaaaaactttaattCAGTTGTGATTTCTCTGGAGACAGATAAtcctatttcaaaaatattaaaagaaactcTACTTTGGAATATTGAAAACCAAGAAAATAGACCTTTTTTTCTGAGGATGCATCATCAGTTTCCCTTAATCTTGTGGTCTTCCCAAATCTCTAGCTCTCATCATTCTCAGCCACAGAGatagtaaataaaaatgtattaggtCATGTCTCCAGCACATTCAGTATGAAGCTACAAGTATCCAGCtcccaacagatgaatggataaagaaaatgtggtatatacatgtgatggaatatt
Coding sequences within it:
- the TDH gene encoding L-threonine 3-dehydrogenase, mitochondrial precursor, giving the protein MPVVRVLRRVACWMLQSPACGCRAPVLPSRFLGTSPRQIPMDANFHSTSFSEADQQRVLITGGLGQLGVGLASFLRKRFGKDNVILSDIRKPPEHVFLSGPFIYSDILDYKNLREIVVNNRITWLFHYSALLSAVGEANVSLARAVNITGLHNVLDVAAEHGLRLFVPSTIGAFGPTSPRNPTPDLCIQRPRTIYGVSKVHAELMGEYYYYRYGLDFRCLRYPGIISADSQPGGGTTDYAVQIFHEAVKNGRFECNLKPDTRLPMMYIDDCLRATLEVMEAPAESLSMRTYNISAMSFTPEELAQEVLKHVPELQVTYNVDPVRQAIADSWPMNFDDSNARKDWGWKHDFDLPELVTTMLNFHGSESRVAQAN